A stretch of DNA from Castor canadensis chromosome 2, mCasCan1.hap1v2, whole genome shotgun sequence:
TTATGGTTCTACAAGATTTTTCTGATCAGTCAATAAATATAGTAAGTGATTCACCTTGTGTGGTAGGAGTCATTTGTAATattgaaacaacaaaaatcaaacacATTCCTAACAAGCAATTTAGTTTCCTTTTCCACACTATTCAAGATCATGTTTTTTTCTGACAATATCCTCTTTTTGTTACCCATGTTAGATCTCATACTTCATTACCTGGGGCTCTTACTTATGGAAATACTATGGCTGATCTTTTGGTTTCTTCATGATTTCAACAAACTGCTAGTTCACATGACTTGTTGCATCAATCTCTTAAGTCTTTGGTAATACAATTTCTAGTATTAGGAAAAAGGCTAGATTCATTATCCAATCCTGCCCTTCTTGTCAGTTGCTACTTACTTCTGCTTCTACAGCAGTAAATCCACGAGGATTGCATGCCAACCAAATCTGGCAAATGAATGTCACACATATAAAAAGTTTTGGCCATTTGGGATTTGTTCATGTTATAGTAGATACCTTCTCTCATGCACTGTGGGCTACTTGTCAAACAGGTGAAGTAAACAGTCATGTAAAGTGGCATTGTTTAGAATGCTTTGCTACTTTGTGGATACCACAtactatgaaaacagaaaatggtcCTGCTTACTCAGGAAAACGTTTCTAACAGTTTTTGCTATCTgggatattcaacatattacagGGGAACCTCATAATCCTCAATGTCAGGCCATTGTGGAATGTATGAATGGTATACCTAAAAGACAATTGTTAAAACAAAAAGGGGAATAGACATGGAATCCCCACATTCTCAATTACATATGGCCTTACTGACCCTAAATATTTTCACATCTTCAGATGATGGGAATGTGCCTTTTGAATGACATTCTCAAAAAATGTACACTAACTCCAAACGTTGCCTTTCATTATGTGGAAACACCCTGAATCAGGCCAGTGGAGGTGACCAGACAAGCTATTAACATGGGGGCATGGCTATGGTTATATTCAAGAATCTGAAAACCTAGATTGTGTTTGGGTTCcaggaagaaatataaaactatacAATGGATGGAGAGATAACCATCGCGTGCCAGATGATGTCCTCGGCCTTGGCACCAAACACACAGGCTCTGGTGGCTGACTTTGTAGGCTataagctgaggcagaagggttaTGTTTGTGGAGCTGGCCCCAGAGAGGGCCCAGCTGCTGACCCATTGCACCAAGTCTTGCAGGCAGCAGGACATGAGTTTGAGACTCACTTCAGGCATACTTTCTCTGATCTAGTGGCTCAGCGGCATGTGAACCCAGTCTCAGCCCAGCAATGCTTCACCCAGGTCTCTGATGAACTTTTCAAAGGGGGGACCAACTGGGGCCATCTTGTGGTCTTCTTTGTCTTTGGGGCTGCCCTCTGTGCTGAATGCATCAACAAAGAGATGGAACCACTGGTGGGACAAGTGCAGGAGGAAATGGTGGCCTACCTGGAGACAAGCCTAGCCAACTGGATACACAGTAGTGGGGGGGCCAGGTGGGATTCACATCTCTGTACTTTAag
This window harbors:
- the LOC141418191 gene encoding bcl-2-like protein 2; translated protein: MDGEITIACQMMSSALAPNTQALVADFVGYKLRQKGYVCGAGPREGPAADPLHQVLQAAGHEFETHFRHTFSDLVAQRHVNPVSAQQCFTQVSDELFKGGTNWGHLVVFFVFGAALCAECINKEMEPLVGQVQEEMVAYLETSLANWIHSSGGARWDSHLCTLSFLKYF